A window of Daucus carota subsp. sativus chromosome 2, DH1 v3.0, whole genome shotgun sequence genomic DNA:
CCTCTTCATATCGCTGCTGCTAATGGCCAGATCCAGGTGGGTTTGCcttcttttttacttttatctataaattttCTGCTTGTTGGCTTTTCATTTCGTATGCCTTGTGTTTTCAGATTCTTTCTTTGCTTTTGGATCGTTGTGTTAATCCTGATGTGGTCAATCGGCACAAGCAGGTGACTTTTTTCTCACTCTtacttgtttttctttttgctttAGTAAGTGTGTTGATGGTGGATACTTTGTGCTAATGTTTGTGTAGACTCCATTAATGTTGGCTGCAATGCATGGGAATCTTTCTTGTGTGGAAATGCTTATTCAAGCTGGTGCTAATGTATGTGTTTAATCCTACTTTTTTTGTTTATGAATTCGTCGGAGTATTGAATAATGTGTAATAcatgaattttcttttttagattttgaaGTTTGATTCTCTCAATGGGAGAACTTGCTTGCACTATGCCGCTTACTATGGTCATTCCGACTCCCTTCAAGCCATTCTATCTGTTGCCAGGACCTCTCATGTTGCTACCTCTTGGTgtgtgtttttcttttcttaaatttcTTTTACTTAGTTTTGATTTGGAAATATTCAGTTTGTTATCTTAGTTTTTGGATTCGGATCCGGTTGCAGGGGATTTGCCCGGTTTGTAAATATTAGGGATGGAAAGGGGGCAACCCCTTTGCATTTAGCAGCACATCAAAAGCATCCTGATTGTGTGCATACACTGTTAGATAATGGAGCCCTGGTTTGTGCCTCTACGGGTGGATATAGGTAATAAATCTGTATTTTTCTTTAATGTCGTTCCCTTCTGTAGTTACATTATGTATCTCAGTTTGGCATTTTTGTTAATCAGCTTCCCTGGTAGTACTCCCCTTCATTTAGCAGCAAGAGGGGGTTCCGTGGACTGCATACGCAAACTTTTAGCTTGGGGTGCAGATCGGCATCAAAGAGATTCATCAGGGTATTGCTTCACTGTCTTTCTCAACTTGTATACTTCCAAACAATTTGTAAATTTCCAAAATGAATTTTTACTCATTGCAAATTCGTTGTTGGTGCCAAAATATTAGGAAGTTACACTTTcaggttttaatttttttcttacttTCCAGTCTTGCTAATCAGTGAACTGATTTTGATATTAGCCAGTAGGCTTGGTCTGACCCTATAATTGAAGAATTGACCTTTTATCCCTTATTGAATGCTGAGCAAGAAAACGTATTCCTTTATGTATTGTGTCTGATTCTAGTAAGGTGTGCTGATTAATTATGAATCATCTTGCATT
This region includes:
- the LOC108208936 gene encoding putative E3 ubiquitin-protein ligase XBAT31 isoform X2 — protein: MGQGLSCRPRNEQALFVALQFGDVETVRALLDKDPAARLNHTTTLYDRQSPLHIAAANGQIQILSLLLDRCVNPDVVNRHKQTPLMLAAMHGNLSCVEMLIQAGANILKFDSLNGRTCLHYAAYYGHSDSLQAILSVARTSHVATSWGFARFVNIRDGKGATPLHLAAHQKHPDCVHTLLDNGALVCASTGGYSFPGSTPLHLAARGGSVDCIRKLLAWGADRHQRDSSGRIPYIIALKYKHGACAALLNPSSAEPLVWPSPLKFIAELNQEAKALLEQALMEANRERERNILKGTAYSVPSPSHSDVEIDDNMSE